ATGACTTTGATCTTAGAAGATCCAGCACTTTCAAGGATTACGTCAAATTCAGATTTCTCTTCAGCAGCACCTTCACCAGCGCCTCCGCCTACAGCTACAGGAGCTGCAGCAGTTACTCCAAATTCTTCTTCGATTGCTTTTACTAGATCGTTAAGTTCTAGTACTGACATTTCTTTGATTGCTTCAATGATTTGTTCGTTACTCATTGTGTAAAGCCTCCCTATTATTGTTTTAATTTTATTATATAAACGATTCGTTCAATCTGAAATTCAGATTCTTAAGCACCTTGCTCTTCTTTTTGATCAGCAACAGCCTTCGTAGCCAATGCGAAGTTGCGCATTGGTGCTTGAAGCACGCTAAGCAACATAGAAAGAAGTCCATCGCGTGATGGTAGTTCTGCAAGTGCTTTGATGTTTTCAACAGATGTGATTTGACCTTCAACCACACCAGCTTTGATGACAAGTGCTTCATGTTCCTTAGAGAAATTGTTCAAAATCTTCGCCGGAGCTACAACTTCATCTTCACTGAAAGCGATCGCTGTAGGACCAACTAGAGTTTCGTTCAATTCGCTAAGTCCAGCTTCTTCAGCTGCACGACGAGTCATCGTGTTCTTGTATACCTTGAAAGTGACTCCTGCTTCACGAAGTTGCTTACGCAATTCAGTTACTTCAGAAACGTCAAGACCGCGGTAATCAACAAGAATTGTTGTTTTGCTGTTCTTCAACTGATCAGCAATGGTAGAAACAATTTGCTTCTTTTGTTCAAGTACGCTCATTCTTACACCTCCTGTTATTTCATACCGTAGTGATTTTCATCATGTAAAAAGCCTTCATGTCTGTAGACATGAAGGCGTAGTGTTAAAATCATAGCAATGTATGAAATCCCAACACACCTCGGCAGGTTATTAAGCGATTTCTCGCACCTACTGTCTACGGTATGACCTATTCAATTTCCGATAGCAATTATACCTCGGGAATCCTTAGAATGTCAACAGCTTATTTTACGTTGAAGCTGTTTGGTGTAACTTTGATTCCAGGTCCCATTGTAGAAGCGATTGCGATGTTCTTGATATAAGTCCCTTTAGCTGCAGCTGGCTTAACTTTAATCAACGTGTCGATGATTGTAGTTAAGTTCTCAACAAGCTTTTCTTGATCGAAAGAAACTTTCCCGATTGGGCAGTGAACATTGCTTTGCTTGTCTACACGGTATTCTACTTTACCTGCTTTAATTTCTTGAACAGCTTTTTCTACTTCGAAAGTAACTGTTCCAGTTTTAGGGTTTGGCATCAAGCCTTTAGGTCCAAGAACACGACCAAGCTTACCAACTTCACCCATCATGTCAGGTGTTGCAACGATTACGTCAAAGTCGAACCAACCTTGGTTGATTTTGTTGATGTAATCAGAATCTCCAACGAAGTCTGCTCCAGCAGCTTCCGCTTCTTTAGCTTTTTCGCCTTTAGCGAAAACGAGAACACGTTGTGTTTTACCAGTTCCATTAGGAAGTACAACTGCTCCACGTACTTGTTGGTCTGCTTTCTTAGGGTCAACCCCTAGACGTACTGCCACTTCAACTGTTTCATCAAAACTAGCTGGAGCCGCATTCTTTACAAGCTCGATTGCTTGAGTTGCATCATATTGAACGGAACGATCAACAAGCTTAGCAGCTTCTTGATACTTCTTTCCTTTATTAGCCAATTTAATTTCCTCCTTAAGTGTGGTTTTTACGGAATATCCTCCCACTTTTGCGCTAATACAGCGCCATAAGAAAGGTTGCGAAGCTCGCAACCTTATGTGCTATGCATGATTAGTCTTCGATTACAATACCCATGCTACGTGCAGTTCCTTCTACCATTCTCATAGCAGAATCGACGCTTGCAGCATTTAGGTCAGGCATTTTCGTCTCAGCGATTTCTTTTACCTTATCACGCTTAACCGTCGCAACTTTATTGCGGTTCGGTTCTCCAGAACCTGACTCGATTCCTGCTGCTTTCTTCAACAATACAGCAGCTGGTGGAGTTTTTGTAATGAATGTAAATGAACGGTCTTCAAATACCGTAATTTCAACCGGAATAATCATACCAGCTTGATCTGATGTACGAGCGTTAAACTCTTTACAGAATCCCATGATATTAACACCTGCTTGACCTAGTGCTGGTCCAACTGGTGGTGCTGGGTTAGCTTTCCCTGCTGGGATTTGCAACTTAACTACCTTAATTACCTTTTTAGCCACGTGACACACCTCCTTAGTCCGTGATGTGGTCTATTGGGCTCTTTGGCCCTCCCACTCATAAAAACGAGCTTTCAATAGTGAAAGCTCCCCGTTTTGTTTATCGGGTTATTTCAAACATTAAAATTCTATCATTTCCAGCGGCATTTTACAAGGTTTCTTTAAAATTTAACTGAAACGCATGAAAAAACAACGGGGGAATAGGAACAAATACATGAAGTTCAACCAATCATGTCACACCCTGTGACACCGTCGAACTCATTCATGATCTGTGACCCCGTCGCATTAAATGAGCTTATCTACCTGTGTAAAGCCTACTTCAACAGGCGTCTCTCTACCAAACATATTGACATGTACTTTAAGCTTCTGCTTATCAACATCAATATCTTCGACAGAACCAACGAAGTTAGCAAATGGACCTTCTTTGATCTTAACGCTCTCTTTGATCTCGAAGTCAACATCCGCTTTCGGCTTTTCAAGTCCCATACTGTTTAGAATGCGATCTACTTCCTCTGGCAAGAGTGCTGTCGGCTTAGAGCCTGAACCTGTTGAACCAACAAACCCAGTTACTCCAGGTGTATTCCGGACAACATACCAAGAATCGTCAGTCATGACCATTTCGGTTAAGACGTATCCAGGGAATACTTTCTTCATAGCTGTTTTCTTCTTGCCATTCTTAATTTCTGTTTCTTCTTCTTGCGGGACGAGCACGCGGAAGATCTTGTCCTCCATACCCATTGACTCTACGCGCTTTTCTAGATTCGCTTTTACTTTGTTTTCGTATCCAGAATACGTGTGTACTACATACCATCTTTTTTCCATAACTTGTGAGGACATGGTCGTCCTTTCCCTCCCAAACGGATTTACTTTACCATTGTAGCCATTTGTATTTCAGCTTAATCAGCAAGAAAATTTTATTTTAGTTTTCTAGGAATGTTTCAATTATCCAACTTATTCCTAGATCAATTACTGTAAAGAATAAAACTACGAACAACACAGTTGATATAACAGTGATTGTATATTTTGTCAGTTCCTTACGGTTCGGCCAAGAAACACGCTTTAGCTCCTTAACAACATTTGAGAAAAATCTACCTGTCTTTTGTACAATTCCAGCCATCATTCTACCCCCAGAATAAATTGGTTATGATAAAAACTCATTAAAACATTCCGCTTTGCCTCGTGTAAAAAATGAATAACAAGTTCAGATCGAAATCTTCATTGATTGCTGAATACAGGCAATACGGTTCTATTTATCTTCAAAATTGATCGGATTTACTTTGTTTCGCGGTGCACAGTTGACGCTTGGCAGTGTTTGCAAAACTTCTTCATTTCAATACGACCTTGGTCACTTTGTTTGTTCTTGGTTGTCGTATAGTTTCGCTGCTTGCATTGTTCACAAGCAAGAGTAATTTTTGTGCGCATCTGTGATCCTCTCCAGAAAATACCGTTAGACCCGAATCAAGTCCGAGTTTTATCCATACTATGTCCATTTTATGCTATTCACTTTATCACAGGGGTATAGTCCTGTCAACGCGTCCCAGATCGTATAAGGCCTGATGTATCAGGTCTTTATCCTGTGTTGATTTCTTCGAAACTCACTCGCTTTCCGCGGGCGAACCGCGAGCCTCCTCGCTCACCGATGAGATCCGATAGCCAATGTTCGCTGAGGAGTCTCTCTTGGCTCGCTATTCCCGCAGGACAAGGAAAGCTTCGGCAGCGTTACATCGCACGAAGAAAATGCGAATTTCATTTTCGAGGAGTCTCGCAGTTTTCGTTTGAAATCAACAATAAAGATCATTCAGAACTTTACCCCAAGAAAAAAACAGGGATTACTCCCTGTCGAAGTATTCTTACTTTTTTGATTACACTTACACAACCTAAATTCGACGACTTAAAGTCCAACTTCCCTAAGCTCAAGATACCTTTCCAGCTTACGTTTGACCCTTTGCAGGGCATTGTCGATTGATTTAACATGACGGTCCAAATCTACTGATATCTCTTGATAAGACCGTCCATCCAAGTAAAGCATCAATACCTTACGTTCCAAATCACTCAAAAGCTCTCCCATTTTCAACTCAATATCATCAAACTCTTCCTGATTGATAATAAGCTCTTCTGGATCTGTTACTCTTGAACCACAAATGACATCTAAAAGCGTGCGGTCTGATTCTTCATCGTAAATTGGCTTGTCCAATGATACATATGAATTAAGTGGAATATGCTTTTGTCTAGTTGCCGTTTTAATGGCGGTAATCATCTGGCGGGTGATACAGAGTTCAGCGAAAGCTTTGAAAGAGGAAAGCTTGTCCTCTTTAAAATCACGGATAGCCTTATAAAGACCAATCATACCTTCTTGGATAATGTCTTCGCGATCAGCACCGATTAAAAAATATGACCGTGCTTTAGCGCGGACGAAATTCTTATACTTGTTGATTAAGTATTCAAGAGCGGCGCTTTGTCCTTCGTGAACCTGCTCCACAATCGACTCATCTTCAAGCTCTCCAAATTCCGGGTGTACAATCTCTTTGAGTTCTGTGCTCACGAGAATCCCTCCGACCATGGCGACCTGTATATATAGAAATATTATACAGTACGGATTCGACAAGCGTCAACCGGTCAACGGTCTCCTCTCCGCCATTTTTCAAAAATTTCAGCAACTTCTTCAGAGAGTAATAAGCTCGACGAACGTCGCTCATTCTGCATATCATCTACTTTTTGGCTTATCCTTTTTTCGATCTGATTTACCTCTATAGCAAGCTCTCGAGCCGATTTCCTTAAAGCGCCAAGTCCGAAAGTAACCCACTGTTCTAGAAAGTCTGAAGTGGCCACATGAACCTTCGTCCGAATATTTTTTAATTCTTTTGCTAATTTTTCAATTCGTTCATCTGCCGATTCATTTTCTTTCGTAAAGATGACCTCAATCCGGTAATTCTTGAATTTCGTTTCTGTACCCGGTACATAGTGAGCATCAAAAACGATGATCACTCTCATACCGGTATACGCTTGATATTCAGCCATTTTATCGACTAATAAATCCCGAGCAGCCGCAAGATCTTTGTCTCTTAAAATCCTCAGGTCCGGCCAGTCCCCGATCATGTTGTAACCGTCTACTAAGAGGATTTCCATTTTCATTCACCAACTGTCATTCGCTGACGATAGACCTCATACATAAGTAACCCTGCAGCTACAGAAGCATTTAAGGAAGTGACATTCCCTTTCATCGGTAATGAAACCAGAAAGTCACACTTTTCTTTCACTAACCTTCCGATTCCTTTACCTTCACTTCCAATCACTAAGCCTATCGGCATGTCATACCGCGCTTGTGTATAATCCTGATCTCCCTTAGCATCTGTCGCGACAAACCATACGCCTTGAGATTTTAAATCTTCAATAGTTCGAGCGATATTTGTTACACGAACGACAGGGATATATTCAATCGCACCTGTAGATGATTTTGCAACAGCTGTAGTCAATCCTACCGCTCTACGCTTAGGAATGATGACTCCATGTGCACCTGTTGCATCAGCAGTCCGTAGGATGGAACCAAGGTTATGTGGATCTTCAATCTCGTCTAATACGAGAAAGAACGGGTCCTCGTTTCGTTCTGCTGCTAACTTGAAAATGTCATCCATTTCGGCATACTCATAGGCCGCAACGTAAGCTAATACACCTTGATGGTTTGTACCTTCAGCTAGTGTATCTAATTTCTTTTTAGGAACATGTTGGACTTGAATCCGCTCCTGTTTAGCCTTGCTGATGACTTGTCCGATCGAGCCTTTCTGCGCACCTTCGGCTACCATGATCTTATTAATATCTCTCCCAGATCGAATGGCTTCAAGAACTGGATTCCTTCCAATTACAATATCGTTATTCAACTCATTTCCCTCCTTCAATTTGTTCTATAATCTCGATGGATTTCTCAATAAGTACGTCTAACCGATCATGCTGTTTGGATAGATAAAGGAATCCTAATAATGCTTCAAAGGCTGTCCCATATCGATACGTTTGGATGTCAGTATTCTTTGGTACTGTGCCCATCTTGCTGTTTCTTCCACGTCTCACTACACCCTGTTCTTCTTCAGAAAGCTCCTGAGACTCAAGCAACGAATGGATCGCATTTGCTTGAGCCTTAGCAGAAACATAGCGAGTCGCCTGTTTGTGGAGCTGATGAGGTTTCACTTCGCCTCTTCCTAATAAATAAGAACGGATATAGACTTCGTATACTGCATCGCCGATATATGCGAGCGCTGTTGATTTCAATAGCTTTGGGTTGCTTACATTTTGTATATACGGATCATTCATGATTTCCTTTTCCACCTAACCCCTTGAGGTGTATCTTCTAGGATAATGCCTTGATCAGCAAGGTCATCTCGAATACCGTCGGCTAGTTGAAAGTCCTTATCTTTTCGAGCCTGGTTTCGCTTTTCAATTAAAGATTCTATTTCTTCATCCAACAATTCTTTAACCTTTCGAAGTTCAAGACCAAGCACACTACCTATTTCCTCAAATAAGGATACAAATCGTTCCAAAACTTCAACCGTTGTATTCTCTTCTTGGAGATAAACATTCGCTTCCTTAGACAGATCAAATAACGTAGCGATTGCATTTGAAGTATTGAAGTCGTCGTCCATCTCTTCAATGAATTTTTCTTTGTAGCCTTCAACTTTCTTTAACCACATTCCATTATTTAAACCGAGGTCTGCACTATGTGCGATACGATGTTCAAGATTCTCAACCGTTGTTCGAATACGCTCAAGACTAGTGATCGCACTTTCCAACAGTTCATCTGTAAAGTTAATAGGATGCCTATAATGCACATTCAGCATAAAGAATCGGAATGCCTGTGGGTCGTATTTCTGAATCAAATCGTGAAGTAAAATGAAGTTCCCTAATGACTTAGACATCTTCTCGTTGTTAATGTTGATATACCCATTGTGCATCCAATAGTTCGCCATCTCTTTCTCATTAAGCGCTTCTGATTGGGCAATTTCATTCTCATGATGAGGGAATGATAAATCCTGTCCACCTGCATGAATGTCGATCGTGTCACCTAGGTATTTCTTTACCATAGCAGAGCACTCGATATGCCAACCTGGTCTACCTTTCCCCCAAGGACTTTCCCAATAGATTTCTCCTTCTTTCGCTGCTTTCCAAAGTACAAAATCTAACGGGTCAGCCTTTTTTTCACCTACTTGAATTCTTGATCCAAGTCTTAATTCGTCAATGGATTGATGAGATAGCTTGCCGTAATCTTTAAATTTCTTCGTGCGGAAGTATACATCCCCTTCCGCCTCGTATGCATAACCTTTATCGATCAGCTTTTCAATAAATGCAATGATGTCACTCATTGTTTCTGTAACTGTTGGATGAAGGTTTGCTTTCTGAACATTTACCGCGGAAGTATCAGCGTGATAGGCTTCGATGAACCGCTTCGAAAGCGTCGGAACCTCTTCTCCCAGTTCATTTGCAGCCTTAATAATTTTATCGTCTACATCTGTAAAGTTAGAAACGAAATGGACATCGTAACCTCGGTATTCAAGGTAACGTCGTACAGTATCAAAGACAATTGGTGGTCGCGCATTACCGATATGAATATAGTTATATACGGTAGGTCCACATACATACATCTTTACTTTTCCTTCTTCTATCGTGTTAAACGGTTCTTTCTGCCGAGTAACCGTATTATAAATTTGAATACTCAATTGTGCCCA
This window of the Pseudalkalibacillus berkeleyi genome carries:
- the rplL gene encoding 50S ribosomal protein L7/L12 codes for the protein MSNEQIIEAIKEMSVLELNDLVKAIEEEFGVTAAAPVAVGGGAGEGAAEEKSEFDVILESAGSSKIKVIKVVREITGLGLKDAKELVDGAPKPIKEGVSKDEAEEMKSKLEEVGASIELK
- the rplJ gene encoding 50S ribosomal protein L10 is translated as MSVLEQKKQIVSTIADQLKNSKTTILVDYRGLDVSEVTELRKQLREAGVTFKVYKNTMTRRAAEEAGLSELNETLVGPTAIAFSEDEVVAPAKILNNFSKEHEALVIKAGVVEGQITSVENIKALAELPSRDGLLSMLLSVLQAPMRNFALATKAVADQKEEQGA
- the rplA gene encoding 50S ribosomal protein L1, whose translation is MANKGKKYQEAAKLVDRSVQYDATQAIELVKNAAPASFDETVEVAVRLGVDPKKADQQVRGAVVLPNGTGKTQRVLVFAKGEKAKEAEAAGADFVGDSDYINKINQGWFDFDVIVATPDMMGEVGKLGRVLGPKGLMPNPKTGTVTFEVEKAVQEIKAGKVEYRVDKQSNVHCPIGKVSFDQEKLVENLTTIIDTLIKVKPAAAKGTYIKNIAIASTMGPGIKVTPNSFNVK
- the rplK gene encoding 50S ribosomal protein L11, with protein sequence MAKKVIKVVKLQIPAGKANPAPPVGPALGQAGVNIMGFCKEFNARTSDQAGMIIPVEITVFEDRSFTFITKTPPAAVLLKKAAGIESGSGEPNRNKVATVKRDKVKEIAETKMPDLNAASVDSAMRMVEGTARSMGIVIED
- the nusG gene encoding transcription termination/antitermination protein NusG gives rise to the protein MEKRWYVVHTYSGYENKVKANLEKRVESMGMEDKIFRVLVPQEEETEIKNGKKKTAMKKVFPGYVLTEMVMTDDSWYVVRNTPGVTGFVGSTGSGSKPTALLPEEVDRILNSMGLEKPKADVDFEIKESVKIKEGPFANFVGSVEDIDVDKQKLKVHVNMFGRETPVEVGFTQVDKLI
- the secE gene encoding preprotein translocase subunit SecE; translation: MAGIVQKTGRFFSNVVKELKRVSWPNRKELTKYTITVISTVLFVVLFFTVIDLGISWIIETFLEN
- the rpmG gene encoding 50S ribosomal protein L33; this translates as MRTKITLACEQCKQRNYTTTKNKQSDQGRIEMKKFCKHCQASTVHRETK
- the sigH gene encoding RNA polymerase sporulation sigma factor SigH; the encoded protein is MSTELKEIVHPEFGELEDESIVEQVHEGQSAALEYLINKYKNFVRAKARSYFLIGADREDIIQEGMIGLYKAIRDFKEDKLSSFKAFAELCITRQMITAIKTATRQKHIPLNSYVSLDKPIYDEESDRTLLDVICGSRVTDPEELIINQEEFDDIELKMGELLSDLERKVLMLYLDGRSYQEISVDLDRHVKSIDNALQRVKRKLERYLELREVGL
- a CDS encoding NYN domain-containing protein — translated: MEILLVDGYNMIGDWPDLRILRDKDLAAARDLLVDKMAEYQAYTGMRVIIVFDAHYVPGTETKFKNYRIEVIFTKENESADERIEKLAKELKNIRTKVHVATSDFLEQWVTFGLGALRKSARELAIEVNQIEKRISQKVDDMQNERRSSSLLLSEEVAEIFEKWRRGDR
- the rlmB gene encoding 23S rRNA (guanosine(2251)-2'-O)-methyltransferase RlmB, producing the protein MNNDIVIGRNPVLEAIRSGRDINKIMVAEGAQKGSIGQVISKAKQERIQVQHVPKKKLDTLAEGTNHQGVLAYVAAYEYAEMDDIFKLAAERNEDPFFLVLDEIEDPHNLGSILRTADATGAHGVIIPKRRAVGLTTAVAKSSTGAIEYIPVVRVTNIARTIEDLKSQGVWFVATDAKGDQDYTQARYDMPIGLVIGSEGKGIGRLVKEKCDFLVSLPMKGNVTSLNASVAAGLLMYEVYRQRMTVGE
- a CDS encoding Mini-ribonuclease 3, whose protein sequence is MNDPYIQNVSNPKLLKSTALAYIGDAVYEVYIRSYLLGRGEVKPHQLHKQATRYVSAKAQANAIHSLLESQELSEEEQGVVRRGRNSKMGTVPKNTDIQTYRYGTAFEALLGFLYLSKQHDRLDVLIEKSIEIIEQIEGGK
- the cysS gene encoding cysteine--tRNA ligase yields the protein MSIQIYNTVTRQKEPFNTIEEGKVKMYVCGPTVYNYIHIGNARPPIVFDTVRRYLEYRGYDVHFVSNFTDVDDKIIKAANELGEEVPTLSKRFIEAYHADTSAVNVQKANLHPTVTETMSDIIAFIEKLIDKGYAYEAEGDVYFRTKKFKDYGKLSHQSIDELRLGSRIQVGEKKADPLDFVLWKAAKEGEIYWESPWGKGRPGWHIECSAMVKKYLGDTIDIHAGGQDLSFPHHENEIAQSEALNEKEMANYWMHNGYININNEKMSKSLGNFILLHDLIQKYDPQAFRFFMLNVHYRHPINFTDELLESAITSLERIRTTVENLEHRIAHSADLGLNNGMWLKKVEGYKEKFIEEMDDDFNTSNAIATLFDLSKEANVYLQEENTTVEVLERFVSLFEEIGSVLGLELRKVKELLDEEIESLIEKRNQARKDKDFQLADGIRDDLADQGIILEDTPQGVRWKRKS